A single region of the Rhodococcus sp. W8901 genome encodes:
- a CDS encoding AurF N-oxygenase family protein — translation MTDNPFREEAAAHEQLLRLPSLPPFDPSDPVESAIIDSLAGSWPRRATVKRPEPDLDELFDPAKADYPETLIPFHDHDRFRGLDEPTRNRILAWAWIAYNKNVMDVEQYVVNPGFRLLSQDAFGTGLGDTLTVATLQAMVDEQYHTLMHLNASALTRRRRGWNLTESRLPYGPTVRRHHAAVAAADTPRESALVSLAFTTVAETSISAYLGLMTDDDNVQPVNRATVVLHRRDEYCHSSIAGELLKIVFERLDGDDRRMLLAGLADGLEAFRANDFATWTAVMEGENVRGGAAMVADAAHEADRQQLVQDCSAIRRLCDDLGVSDDVPYEW, via the coding sequence GTGACCGACAACCCGTTCCGCGAGGAGGCCGCCGCGCACGAGCAGTTGCTGCGGCTGCCGTCGCTGCCGCCGTTCGATCCGTCCGACCCGGTCGAGAGCGCGATCATCGACAGTCTGGCCGGTAGTTGGCCGCGTCGGGCGACGGTGAAGCGACCCGAACCGGACCTGGACGAACTGTTCGACCCGGCCAAGGCGGACTACCCGGAGACGTTGATCCCGTTCCACGACCACGACCGGTTCCGCGGTCTGGACGAGCCCACCCGCAACCGGATCCTCGCGTGGGCGTGGATCGCCTACAACAAGAACGTGATGGACGTCGAGCAGTACGTCGTCAATCCCGGGTTCCGGTTGCTGTCGCAGGACGCGTTCGGCACCGGACTGGGCGACACCCTCACCGTCGCGACGCTGCAGGCGATGGTCGACGAGCAGTACCACACGCTGATGCACCTCAACGCGAGCGCGCTGACCCGGCGGCGGCGCGGCTGGAACCTGACCGAGAGCCGACTGCCCTACGGTCCCACCGTCCGACGGCACCACGCGGCCGTCGCGGCGGCGGACACTCCCCGCGAGTCGGCACTGGTGAGCCTGGCGTTCACCACCGTCGCGGAGACCTCGATCAGCGCCTATCTGGGGCTGATGACCGACGACGACAACGTGCAACCGGTCAACCGGGCGACGGTGGTGCTGCACCGGCGGGACGAGTACTGCCACTCGTCGATCGCCGGGGAGCTGCTGAAGATCGTGTTCGAGCGCCTCGACGGCGACGACCGCAGGATGCTGCTGGCCGGGCTGGCCGACGGGCTCGAGGCGTTCCGTGCCAACGACTTCGCGACGTGGACCGCGGTGATGGAGGGCGAGAACGTGCGGGGCGGGGCGGCGATGGTGGCCGACGCCGCCCACGAGGCCGACCGACAGCAACTGGTGCAGGACTGCAGCGCGATCCGGCGCCTGTGCGACGACCTCGGGGTGAGCGACGACGTCCCCTACGAGTGGTGA
- a CDS encoding prephenate dehydrogenase/arogenate dehydrogenase family protein, producing MTARADPVTARLAVVGGAGAVGSMLVELLRLDGDDVTVVDQADGMDAVAPDAGVRAVLAEADTVVLAVPESVAIAAVPTLHRILRPDALLVETLSVKTGIHGALRDGAPGRPAVGINPMFAPALGMPGRPVAAVIHQSAPAVDRFLASVVGWGARVVRVGADEHDRIAAATQALTHATVLSFGLALAELGVDPGTSAALAPPPHTTLLALLARVGSGVPEVYHDVQAGNRAADRARSALAASLSRLSDAVAHGDERVFGDLMAEAVEPLGDRLGDYRRLCADLFGGLHAPPHGDGGTR from the coding sequence ATGACCGCGCGGGCGGACCCGGTGACCGCCCGGCTCGCGGTGGTGGGCGGCGCGGGTGCGGTCGGTTCGATGCTCGTGGAACTGCTGCGCCTCGACGGGGACGACGTCACGGTCGTCGACCAGGCCGACGGGATGGACGCGGTCGCACCCGACGCGGGGGTGCGCGCGGTCCTCGCCGAGGCCGACACGGTGGTGCTGGCGGTGCCCGAATCCGTCGCGATCGCAGCGGTGCCCACGCTGCACCGGATCCTGAGACCCGATGCGCTGCTGGTCGAGACGCTGTCGGTGAAGACCGGGATCCACGGCGCGCTGCGGGACGGGGCGCCGGGTCGACCGGCGGTGGGGATCAATCCGATGTTCGCACCGGCGCTGGGGATGCCGGGGCGGCCGGTGGCCGCGGTGATCCACCAGTCGGCGCCGGCGGTGGACCGGTTCCTCGCCTCGGTCGTCGGCTGGGGTGCTCGCGTGGTCCGGGTCGGGGCCGACGAGCACGACCGGATCGCTGCGGCGACGCAGGCACTGACCCACGCGACTGTCCTGTCGTTCGGCCTGGCGTTGGCCGAGCTCGGTGTGGACCCGGGCACGTCGGCCGCACTCGCTCCCCCGCCGCACACCACGTTGCTGGCGTTGCTGGCGCGCGTCGGGTCCGGCGTCCCCGAGGTCTACCACGACGTCCAGGCGGGCAACCGGGCCGCGGACCGGGCCCGGTCGGCGCTGGCGGCCTCGCTGTCCCGGTTGTCCGACGCGGTCGCGCACGGCGACGAGCGTGTCTTCGGCGACCTGATGGCGGAGGCCGTCGAGCCTCTCGGGGATCGGCTGGGTGATTATCGCCGGTTGTGCGCCGACCTCTTCGGGGGCCTGCACGCACCGCCGCACGGGGACGGGGGGACGCGGTGA
- the pabB gene encoding aminodeoxychorismate synthase component I has product MSTRTLLIDNYDSFTYNLYSLLSEVNGEPPCVVKNDVDWASVDIGTFDNIVISPGPGRPDRKRDFGVSARAIANREIPVLGVCLGHQGLCHLFGSNVGLAPVPMHGRLSPIRHSGAGIFAGIPSPFQAVRYHSLIVESLPPELEQHAWTDEGLIMAAKHRRHPLWGVQFHPESICTQYGRELMGNFRDLTPTHSGRSSTRTVSVSPPPRADSGARSGGPAEAKPRYVVHTRRVDRAVDPQDVYGRLFADGPNSFWLDGSAAIEPESKFSVMGDCSGPLAEYVTYRVAETTVCVHRDGRPVESVHQRFFDYIDEQLRERAVPAVPDLPFAFGLGYVGYLGYELKADAGSQLVHTSPTADAAFVFADRAVVIDHLGGRCYLLALSEDPDDPRVAEWFAATEAEIRALDEAVEAPPPHPLVKLEADTQPRLRHARDEYLALVGQCLDEIRSGESYEVCLTNAATVDRVIDPLQSYETLREISPTPYSALLQFTGVSVLSASPERFLRIGVDRVVESKPIKGTRPRHARPEYDAALRKDLLDSEKDRAENLMIVDLVRNDLSRVCTPGSVHVPKLFDVETYAPVHQLVSTVRGTLRDDVSTVDCVRAAFPGGSMTGAPKLRTMEIIDKLEEGPRGVYSGAIGYFSINGTADFSIVIRTMVATDDRVTFGVGGAIVALSDPEEELEETMVKAVTMRRCLSVTSDPGDAGDAGTSGGDR; this is encoded by the coding sequence ATGTCGACCCGCACACTCCTGATCGACAACTACGACTCGTTCACCTACAACCTCTACAGCCTGTTGTCGGAGGTGAACGGCGAACCGCCGTGTGTGGTGAAGAACGATGTGGACTGGGCGTCGGTGGATATCGGCACCTTCGACAACATCGTCATCTCCCCCGGTCCGGGACGCCCGGACCGCAAGCGGGACTTCGGTGTCAGCGCGCGGGCGATCGCGAATCGGGAGATTCCGGTGCTCGGGGTGTGCCTGGGCCACCAGGGCCTGTGCCACCTGTTCGGGAGCAACGTCGGGCTGGCGCCGGTCCCGATGCACGGTCGGCTGTCGCCGATCCGGCACAGCGGTGCCGGGATCTTCGCCGGCATCCCGTCGCCGTTCCAGGCCGTCCGCTACCACTCGCTCATCGTGGAGAGTCTGCCACCGGAACTCGAGCAGCACGCCTGGACGGACGAAGGCCTGATCATGGCGGCGAAGCACCGCCGACATCCCCTGTGGGGGGTGCAGTTCCATCCGGAGTCGATCTGCACGCAGTACGGGCGCGAACTGATGGGCAACTTCCGTGATCTGACACCGACGCACTCGGGCAGGTCGTCGACGCGGACCGTGTCCGTGTCCCCGCCGCCGCGCGCCGACTCCGGTGCAAGGTCCGGGGGCCCGGCGGAGGCGAAGCCCAGGTACGTCGTGCACACCCGGCGGGTGGATCGCGCTGTCGATCCGCAGGACGTCTACGGCCGATTGTTCGCGGACGGACCGAACAGCTTCTGGCTGGACGGCAGCGCCGCGATCGAGCCGGAGTCGAAATTCTCGGTCATGGGCGACTGCTCCGGTCCGCTCGCCGAGTACGTCACGTATCGAGTGGCCGAGACGACCGTCTGTGTCCACCGCGACGGTCGCCCCGTCGAATCGGTGCACCAACGCTTCTTCGACTACATCGACGAGCAGTTGCGGGAGCGAGCGGTGCCGGCGGTCCCGGACCTGCCGTTCGCGTTCGGCCTCGGATACGTCGGGTACCTCGGCTACGAGCTGAAGGCGGACGCCGGCAGCCAGTTGGTGCACACGTCGCCGACGGCCGACGCGGCCTTCGTCTTCGCCGACCGCGCGGTGGTGATCGACCATCTCGGCGGCCGCTGCTATCTGCTCGCCCTCAGCGAGGACCCCGACGATCCGCGAGTGGCGGAGTGGTTCGCGGCCACCGAGGCCGAGATCCGCGCACTGGACGAGGCCGTCGAGGCGCCTCCCCCGCATCCGCTCGTCAAACTCGAGGCCGACACCCAGCCGCGATTGCGGCACGCCCGAGACGAGTACCTGGCGCTGGTCGGCCAGTGCCTCGACGAGATCCGGTCCGGTGAGTCGTACGAGGTGTGTCTGACCAACGCGGCGACGGTGGACCGGGTGATCGATCCGCTGCAGAGCTACGAGACGCTCCGCGAGATCAGTCCCACCCCGTACAGCGCGCTGCTCCAGTTCACGGGGGTGTCGGTGCTCAGCGCGTCGCCGGAGAGGTTCCTGCGCATCGGGGTGGACCGGGTCGTCGAATCCAAGCCGATCAAGGGCACCCGGCCCCGCCACGCGCGGCCCGAGTACGACGCGGCCCTGCGTAAGGACCTGCTCGACAGCGAGAAGGACCGTGCCGAGAACCTGATGATCGTCGACCTGGTCCGCAACGACCTGTCGCGGGTGTGCACTCCAGGATCGGTGCACGTCCCGAAACTGTTCGACGTCGAGACGTATGCCCCTGTCCACCAATTGGTCTCGACGGTCCGCGGGACACTCCGCGACGACGTGTCGACGGTGGACTGTGTGCGTGCCGCGTTCCCGGGCGGCTCGATGACCGGGGCCCCGAAACTGCGGACGATGGAGATCATCGACAAGCTCGAGGAGGGCCCCCGCGGCGTCTATTCCGGTGCCATCGGGTACTTCTCGATCAACGGGACGGCCGATTTCTCGATCGTCATCCGCACGATGGTCGCGACGGACGACCGGGTCACGTTCGGTGTGGGCGGCGCGATCGTGGCGTTGTCCGATCCGGAGGAGGAACTCGAGGAGACGATGGTCAAGGCCGTGACCATGCGGCGGTGCCTGTCGGTGACCTCGGACCCCGGAGACGCCGGAGACGCCGGGACCAGCGGCGGGGACCGATGA
- a CDS encoding chorismate mutase family protein — protein sequence MDAISAEQPGLARLRAELDAIDDRLLEAIRARIDVCVRIAEVKRHQRIPMMQPGRVNLVQARAEEFARANGLSPDFLRSLYELMIGETCRVEDVVIGSNGDTNRATG from the coding sequence GTGGATGCGATCTCGGCCGAGCAGCCGGGGTTGGCTCGTCTGCGGGCGGAACTCGACGCGATCGATGACCGGCTACTCGAGGCCATTCGAGCCCGCATCGATGTGTGTGTCCGGATAGCGGAGGTGAAGCGACATCAGCGAATCCCGATGATGCAGCCCGGTCGCGTGAACCTCGTTCAGGCACGCGCCGAGGAATTCGCTCGCGCGAACGGGCTGTCTCCCGATTTCCTCCGCAGCCTGTACGAATTGATGATCGGCGAGACGTGTCGCGTCGAGGACGTCGTCATCGGGTCCAACGGCGACACGAATCGTGCTACGGGCTGA
- a CDS encoding lipase family protein, which translates to MSMQFLVRAPRPRWSRLLPDTSRGGVGGALVTAAVIVCATVLAPSAVSASPIYPVADPDPFYSQQDAAAGAAPGDVLATRRMPPLPQFPNTSVWQLKFRSTNSENHPIAAVTTVLVPDNRQQNGPLLSLQHIINALGATCAPSRALYTNDPNLMIRESPALNVALARGWTVALPDHLGPTSAYGAARLGGQITLDGIRAVQRVPDLGLAASPVALAGYSGGGMATSFAAALAPSYAPELNIVGVASGGAPMNIGKMAQALGTAPHPAFGLALAAAIGLEREYPDLLPISEQLNDKGIAMRNALANACTNDILATGAGHSAAEISRTTDLLASPAAEAVLDDNSIERYPGVPTAPLYEWHSPTDALIPVDSIVATVQRYCRAGATVESELFPSPDHLTTAVLGAPRALDYLDARFRGEPAPSNC; encoded by the coding sequence ATGTCCATGCAGTTCCTGGTGCGAGCGCCGCGACCACGGTGGTCGCGGTTGCTGCCGGACACGAGCCGTGGCGGCGTGGGGGGAGCGCTCGTCACGGCCGCAGTGATCGTGTGCGCGACGGTCCTCGCGCCGTCGGCCGTCTCGGCGTCACCGATCTATCCGGTCGCCGATCCCGATCCGTTCTACAGCCAGCAGGACGCGGCGGCCGGCGCGGCACCCGGAGACGTCCTCGCGACCCGCCGTATGCCGCCGCTGCCGCAGTTCCCGAACACGTCGGTGTGGCAGCTCAAGTTCCGGTCCACGAACTCCGAGAACCACCCGATCGCCGCCGTCACCACGGTTCTCGTGCCCGACAACCGGCAGCAGAACGGCCCGCTGCTGTCGCTCCAGCACATCATCAACGCCCTCGGTGCCACGTGCGCCCCGTCGCGCGCGCTGTACACCAACGACCCGAACCTGATGATTCGCGAGTCCCCGGCCCTGAACGTCGCGCTCGCCCGCGGATGGACCGTGGCCCTGCCCGACCATCTGGGACCCACCAGCGCGTACGGCGCCGCGCGGCTCGGCGGACAGATCACCCTCGACGGCATCCGCGCGGTGCAGCGCGTCCCCGACCTGGGCCTGGCCGCGAGCCCCGTCGCGCTGGCGGGATACTCCGGCGGAGGCATGGCCACCTCGTTCGCGGCGGCCCTCGCCCCGTCCTACGCGCCCGAACTGAACATCGTGGGCGTGGCCTCCGGTGGTGCGCCGATGAACATCGGCAAGATGGCGCAGGCGCTGGGCACCGCGCCCCACCCCGCGTTCGGGCTGGCGCTCGCGGCCGCGATCGGACTCGAACGGGAGTATCCCGACCTGCTGCCCATCAGCGAGCAACTGAACGACAAAGGGATCGCCATGCGCAACGCGCTGGCCAACGCCTGCACCAACGACATCCTCGCCACCGGCGCGGGTCACAGTGCGGCAGAGATTTCCCGCACGACCGACCTGCTCGCCAGTCCGGCCGCGGAGGCGGTGCTCGACGACAACAGCATCGAACGGTATCCGGGCGTGCCGACGGCCCCGCTGTACGAGTGGCACAGCCCCACCGATGCGCTGATCCCCGTGGACTCGATCGTCGCGACCGTGCAGCGCTACTGCCGGGCCGGCGCGACGGTGGAGTCGGAGTTGTTCCCGAGCCCCGACCATCTCACCACCGCGGTTCTCGGGGCGCCGCGCGCCCTGGACTACCTCGACGCCCGGTTCCGCGGGGAGCCTGCGCCCAGCAACTGCTGA
- a CDS encoding RNA polymerase-binding protein RbpA has translation MADRVLRGSRLGAVSYETDRDHDLAPRRMARYRCDNGEEFDVPFADDAEIPGTWLCKNGLEGTLLEGTAPEAKKVKPPRTHWDMLLERRSVEELEELLKERLDLLKAKRRGA, from the coding sequence ATGGCAGATCGCGTACTTCGAGGTAGCCGGCTCGGAGCGGTGAGCTACGAGACCGACCGCGACCACGACCTGGCGCCCCGTCGCATGGCTCGCTACCGGTGTGACAACGGCGAGGAGTTCGACGTCCCGTTCGCCGACGACGCCGAGATCCCCGGCACCTGGCTGTGCAAGAACGGTCTCGAGGGCACCCTGCTGGAGGGCACCGCCCCCGAGGCGAAGAAGGTCAAGCCCCCGCGCACCCACTGGGACATGCTGCTGGAGCGTCGCTCGGTCGAGGAGCTCGAGGAGCTGCTCAAGGAGCGTCTGGACCTGCTCAAGGCGAAGCGGCGCGGCGCATAG
- a CDS encoding hydrogenase maturation protease, with translation MRAAVIGIGNEFRRDDGVGPAVVRALSGRLAAEIPVCIPADTVDLVTAWSGTDIAIVVDLLQCARPRPGRVRRVATDGFAGAGEVGGHRVNVAAALALSRVLGTAPRRLVTFTVEGTDVRSGVGLSTPVRRAVPRVAAAVEAEFVSGSVPRPGPSRPTGRRVR, from the coding sequence GTGAGGGCCGCGGTGATCGGCATCGGCAACGAGTTCCGCCGCGACGACGGGGTGGGTCCGGCGGTGGTGCGGGCTCTGAGCGGTCGCCTGGCTGCGGAGATCCCGGTGTGTATCCCCGCAGATACCGTGGATCTGGTCACCGCCTGGTCGGGCACCGACATCGCCATCGTCGTCGACCTGCTGCAGTGTGCGCGGCCCCGTCCTGGACGGGTGCGGCGAGTCGCCACCGACGGCTTCGCCGGCGCGGGCGAGGTCGGCGGGCACCGGGTGAACGTGGCCGCCGCACTCGCACTGTCCCGGGTATTGGGCACGGCGCCGCGCCGGTTGGTGACGTTCACCGTCGAGGGCACCGACGTCCGGTCGGGAGTGGGGCTGTCGACACCGGTGCGGCGCGCGGTCCCGCGGGTGGCCGCCGCGGTCGAGGCCGAGTTCGTCAGCGGAAGCGTTCCGCGGCCCGGGCCATCGCGACCAACCGGTCGGCGAGTTCGGTGA
- a CDS encoding Ni/Fe hydrogenase subunit alpha, with the protein MGTDGSGTPDPPGRDAATVRRLTVRALARVEGEGRLDVTVRGDTVEDARLDIYEPPRFFEAFLRGRDFQEPPDITSRICGICPVAYQVSACNALEQACGVTPGPRLLALRRLLYCGEWIASHTLHIYFLHAPDFLGVPDSIALARIDRAAVERGLALKKAGNAILETIGGRPIHPVNVRVGGFYRAPTVEELATLTGTLRAALDAAAETVEWVAGFDFPDVELDPVLVALHDEHRYAIEDGVVRTSGGAQFPAAEFDRHVVERQVPTSTALHARLDGERYLTGPLARFTLNSDHLSPLAGRAATAAGLGDECRNPYRSIVVRAVEVLYAVEEALRLIEEYERPEPAVAMEARPGVGHGVSEAPRGLLYHRYRIGDDALIDDAVIVPPTAQNQDAIEADLVARIGEHLDLDDDALTGLCERTIRNHDPCISCATHFLDLRMTRS; encoded by the coding sequence ATGGGCACTGACGGTTCCGGGACTCCCGACCCGCCCGGCCGCGACGCGGCAACAGTGCGCCGGCTGACGGTGCGGGCGCTGGCCCGGGTCGAGGGCGAGGGCCGCCTCGACGTGACGGTCCGCGGCGACACGGTCGAGGACGCGCGACTGGACATCTACGAGCCGCCGCGCTTCTTCGAGGCGTTCCTGCGGGGCCGGGACTTCCAGGAGCCGCCGGACATCACGTCCCGCATCTGCGGGATCTGCCCGGTCGCCTACCAAGTCAGTGCCTGCAACGCGCTCGAGCAGGCGTGCGGGGTGACCCCCGGACCGCGGCTGCTCGCGTTGCGCCGGCTGCTGTACTGCGGTGAGTGGATCGCCAGCCACACGCTGCACATCTACTTCCTGCACGCACCGGACTTTCTGGGCGTCCCGGATTCGATCGCACTGGCCCGGATCGACCGCGCGGCCGTCGAGCGCGGTCTGGCGCTCAAGAAGGCCGGGAACGCGATCCTCGAGACCATCGGCGGGCGACCCATCCACCCGGTGAACGTGCGCGTCGGCGGGTTCTATCGCGCACCGACCGTCGAGGAACTGGCGACCCTCACCGGGACCCTGCGCGCCGCCCTGGACGCCGCCGCGGAGACCGTCGAGTGGGTCGCGGGTTTCGACTTCCCGGACGTCGAACTGGATCCGGTGCTGGTGGCACTCCACGACGAACACCGGTACGCGATCGAGGACGGTGTGGTGCGCACCAGCGGTGGGGCACAGTTCCCCGCCGCCGAGTTCGATCGGCACGTCGTCGAGCGGCAGGTGCCGACTTCGACGGCCCTGCACGCGCGGCTCGACGGCGAGCGGTATCTGACCGGCCCTCTGGCGCGGTTCACCCTCAACTCCGACCACCTCTCTCCCCTGGCCGGGCGGGCGGCGACCGCGGCCGGGCTCGGTGACGAGTGTCGAAACCCCTACCGCAGCATCGTTGTTCGCGCGGTCGAGGTCCTGTACGCCGTCGAGGAGGCGCTGCGCCTGATCGAGGAGTACGAGCGGCCCGAGCCCGCGGTCGCGATGGAGGCTCGGCCCGGGGTGGGCCACGGCGTCAGCGAGGCGCCGCGTGGGCTGCTCTACCACCGTTACCGCATCGGCGACGACGCCCTGATCGACGACGCGGTCATCGTGCCGCCAACGGCGCAGAACCAGGATGCGATCGAGGCCGATCTCGTCGCGCGGATCGGTGAGCACCTCGACCTCGACGACGACGCACTGACCGGTCTGTGCGAGCGGACGATCCGCAATCACGATCCGTGCATCTCGTGTGCGACCCACTTCCTCGACCTTCGGATGACCCGGTCGTGA
- a CDS encoding oxidoreductase, translating to MSAPTPATRPSLAVWKFASCDGCQLSLLDCEDELLGVATQLQIAHFLEMSSAVIEGPYDLSLVEGSVTTATDVDRIHAIRDNSKRLVTIGACATAGGVQALRNFADVVEFADAVYASPEYIETLATSTPISAHVQADFELRGCPIDRRQLIEVITAFLAGRTPNVPNTSVCTECKRRGLTCVMVADGTPCLGPVTHAGCGALCPAHARGCYGCFGPTPNPNIASLAGWLRRCGMDDAGIGRVFSTFNVADPDFDEGRRYGH from the coding sequence ATGAGTGCCCCGACACCCGCAACCCGGCCGTCTCTCGCGGTGTGGAAGTTCGCGTCCTGCGACGGTTGTCAACTCTCGCTGCTCGACTGCGAGGACGAACTGCTCGGCGTCGCCACGCAACTGCAGATCGCCCACTTCCTCGAGATGTCCAGCGCGGTGATCGAGGGTCCGTACGACCTGTCGCTCGTGGAGGGTTCGGTCACCACCGCCACGGACGTGGACCGCATCCACGCGATCCGGGACAACTCCAAGCGGCTGGTCACGATCGGTGCCTGCGCGACCGCCGGCGGAGTGCAGGCGCTGCGCAACTTCGCGGATGTCGTCGAGTTCGCCGACGCGGTGTATGCGAGCCCGGAGTACATCGAAACGCTCGCGACGTCGACACCGATCTCCGCCCATGTGCAGGCGGACTTCGAGCTGCGCGGTTGCCCCATCGACCGGCGACAACTGATCGAGGTGATCACCGCGTTCCTGGCGGGCCGGACCCCGAACGTCCCGAACACCAGCGTGTGCACCGAGTGCAAGCGTCGCGGCCTGACGTGTGTCATGGTCGCCGACGGAACCCCGTGCCTGGGGCCGGTCACCCATGCCGGGTGCGGTGCCCTGTGTCCCGCGCACGCCCGGGGCTGCTACGGCTGTTTCGGTCCCACTCCGAACCCCAACATCGCGTCACTGGCAGGCTGGCTGCGCCGGTGCGGCATGGACGATGCCGGCATCGGCCGCGTGTTCTCGACGTTCAACGTCGCGGACCCCGACTTCGACGAGGGCCGCCGGTATGGGCACTGA
- a CDS encoding FAD/NAD(P)-binding protein, producing MTATVVPTAHRVLRRTVETHDSVTLELGPVHAPLPGFRPGQFMMLCAPGVGEIPISSCGDPTARHGVSVHTIRRVGAVSAALHDADVGRMIGVRGPFGTGWNLAAATGRDLLIIAGGVGFAAVRAPVLAVRADRAAYRAVTVVVGARSPEEILYRGELDDWRAAGIDVLVTVDRPAPGWSGPIGFVTEVLGRLDLDPARTRAILCGPEAMMRFSVRVLLGKGVAPDAVEVSLERNMQCGIGVCGHCQLGELLLCRDGPVVDYASAAPLMHTREL from the coding sequence GTGACCGCGACGGTCGTGCCGACCGCGCACCGGGTGCTGCGGCGCACGGTGGAGACGCACGACTCGGTGACACTGGAACTGGGCCCGGTCCACGCGCCGCTGCCGGGCTTCCGGCCAGGCCAGTTCATGATGCTGTGTGCGCCGGGAGTCGGCGAGATCCCGATCTCGTCGTGCGGCGATCCGACCGCACGACACGGGGTCTCGGTGCACACGATCCGGCGTGTGGGCGCGGTCAGCGCGGCTCTGCACGACGCGGACGTCGGACGCATGATCGGGGTGCGTGGACCGTTCGGCACCGGTTGGAACCTCGCGGCGGCCACCGGACGGGACCTGCTGATCATCGCCGGCGGGGTCGGTTTCGCCGCGGTCCGGGCGCCCGTGCTCGCGGTCCGCGCCGACCGGGCCGCATACCGCGCGGTCACCGTCGTCGTCGGTGCCCGCAGCCCCGAGGAGATCCTCTATCGGGGCGAACTCGACGACTGGCGAGCGGCGGGCATCGACGTCCTCGTCACTGTCGACCGGCCGGCTCCCGGCTGGTCGGGGCCGATCGGGTTCGTCACCGAAGTTCTCGGACGCCTCGACCTCGACCCCGCCCGAACCCGGGCGATTCTGTGTGGACCGGAGGCGATGATGCGGTTCTCGGTGCGGGTCCTCCTGGGTAAGGGCGTCGCACCGGACGCCGTCGAGGTCTCGCTGGAACGCAACATGCAGTGCGGCATCGGGGTGTGTGGGCACTGCCAACTCGGCGAGCTGTTGCTGTGCCGCGACGGTCCCGTCGTCGACTACGCATCCGCCGCACCGCTCATGCATACCCGGGAGCTGTGA
- a CDS encoding Crp/Fnr family transcriptional regulator yields MTTGAGASASRLLLPGLDEAGRDRLEALSTPALWLPGEFVFREGEPARRCWLLRRGRVSLSTSVPGRGDVVIETLAAGDVLGWSWLRPPRVWDFAAVAADTTEAWEVDAVALRDAAEADPAFGYAVSQALSAVLLDRLQATRARLLDLYANPGGWP; encoded by the coding sequence GTGACGACCGGTGCGGGTGCCTCCGCGTCGCGACTGCTGTTGCCGGGGCTGGACGAGGCGGGACGCGACCGGCTCGAGGCGCTGTCGACGCCGGCGCTGTGGCTGCCCGGCGAGTTCGTGTTCCGGGAAGGCGAGCCGGCCCGTCGATGCTGGCTGCTGCGGCGCGGAAGGGTGTCGTTGAGCACGTCGGTGCCCGGCCGGGGGGATGTCGTGATCGAGACGCTCGCAGCCGGGGACGTGCTGGGCTGGTCGTGGTTGCGGCCCCCGCGGGTGTGGGACTTCGCTGCCGTCGCGGCCGACACCACCGAGGCGTGGGAGGTCGACGCCGTGGCCCTGCGCGACGCGGCCGAGGCCGATCCGGCGTTCGGCTATGCGGTGTCGCAGGCGCTGTCCGCCGTCCTCCTCGACCGGCTCCAGGCCACCCGCGCGCGCCTGTTGGATCTCTATGCGAACCCCGGTGGCTGGCCGTGA